Proteins encoded in a region of the Saccharothrix ecbatanensis genome:
- a CDS encoding Crp/Fnr family transcriptional regulator, which produces MLPMPTTMTPDPGWPSNSLLGRLRDNTRQELLNIGTVVRYTADREVIEQDAKDTHVLLLLEGVVKVQTTDETGDTALLAIRVAGDLVGEMAALDQKPRSATVVTCGDVVAKLITSGELMTFLHRRNDVFVELIGMINDRLRWANQRRRDFLSHPAAERVARVLAELVQTYGREEPHGWTLGIPLTKVELASIAGMKPRTAEKAFADLRKAGVVVSHLRRDVLVPDLDGLRKFAGF; this is translated from the coding sequence ATGCTGCCCATGCCGACCACGATGACACCGGATCCAGGGTGGCCCAGCAACAGCCTCCTGGGCCGACTCCGAGACAACACCCGACAAGAGCTGTTGAACATCGGCACGGTCGTGCGGTACACGGCCGACCGCGAGGTCATCGAGCAGGATGCGAAGGACACTCATGTCCTGTTGTTGCTCGAGGGCGTGGTCAAGGTGCAGACCACGGACGAAACGGGTGACACGGCGCTGCTCGCGATCAGGGTCGCGGGCGATCTCGTCGGCGAAATGGCGGCCCTGGACCAGAAACCCCGTTCGGCCACCGTCGTCACGTGTGGTGACGTCGTGGCGAAACTGATCACCAGCGGTGAGCTGATGACGTTCCTGCACCGGCGCAACGACGTGTTCGTCGAATTGATCGGGATGATCAACGACCGGTTGCGCTGGGCGAACCAGCGTCGGCGCGATTTCCTGTCCCACCCGGCCGCCGAGCGGGTGGCGCGGGTGCTGGCCGAATTGGTGCAGACCTACGGGCGGGAAGAGCCGCACGGGTGGACGCTGGGAATTCCGTTGACGAAGGTGGAACTCGCGTCCATTGCCGGGATGAAGCCCAGAACGGCCGAGAAGGCGTTCGCGGATCTGCGAAAAGCGGGGGTCGTGGTCAGCCACCTGAGGCGTGACGTGCTGGTGCCGGACCTCGACGGACTGCGCAAATTCGCCGGGTTCTGA
- a CDS encoding NADH:flavin oxidoreductase/NADH oxidase, translating to MSLLFTPLTLRGVTLPNRVAVSPMCQYSSVDGHPNEWHLVHLGSRAAGGAGLVFTEAAAVQAVGRISPDDAGLWDDAHIASWRPIVDFIHAHGAVAGVQLAHAGRKGSTYSPFAEQRGGVADADGGWTPVAPSAVPFDETYRTPAELDAAGIAEVVADFAAAARRALAAGFRVVEVHAAHGYLLHEFLSPLSNHRTDAYGGSAENRTRLTREVTAAVRAEVGEDVPVFVRVSATDWVEGGWTAEDSVELARDLAALGADLIDVSTGGNVPAADIPTGPGYQVPFAEAVRRKADVPTGAVGMITDARQAEQVLADGSADLVLLGREFLRDPYWPLHAARQLGVQVDPPVQYARAF from the coding sequence GTGAGCCTGCTGTTCACCCCGTTGACCCTCCGCGGCGTCACCCTGCCGAACCGCGTCGCGGTCAGCCCCATGTGCCAGTACTCGTCCGTGGACGGCCACCCGAACGAGTGGCATCTCGTGCACCTCGGCTCGCGCGCGGCCGGTGGCGCGGGACTGGTCTTCACGGAGGCCGCCGCGGTCCAGGCCGTCGGCCGCATCTCGCCCGACGACGCCGGCCTGTGGGACGACGCGCACATCGCGTCGTGGCGGCCGATCGTGGACTTCATCCACGCCCACGGCGCCGTCGCCGGTGTGCAGCTCGCGCACGCCGGCCGCAAGGGCTCGACCTACTCGCCGTTCGCGGAGCAGCGGGGTGGGGTCGCGGACGCCGACGGCGGCTGGACGCCCGTCGCGCCGAGTGCCGTGCCGTTCGACGAGACCTACCGGACGCCCGCCGAACTGGACGCCGCCGGCATCGCGGAGGTCGTCGCCGATTTCGCCGCGGCGGCCCGGCGCGCGCTGGCGGCCGGCTTCCGGGTGGTCGAGGTGCACGCCGCGCACGGCTACCTCCTGCACGAGTTCCTGTCGCCGCTCAGCAACCACCGCACCGACGCGTACGGCGGCTCGGCGGAGAACCGCACCAGGCTGACGCGGGAGGTCACCGCCGCCGTCCGGGCCGAGGTGGGCGAGGACGTGCCGGTGTTCGTGCGCGTGTCCGCCACCGACTGGGTCGAGGGCGGGTGGACCGCGGAGGACAGCGTCGAGCTCGCACGCGACCTCGCGGCCCTGGGCGCCGACCTGATCGACGTGTCCACCGGCGGCAACGTGCCCGCGGCGGACATCCCGACCGGACCCGGCTACCAGGTGCCGTTCGCCGAGGCGGTACGACGGAAGGCCGACGTGCCCACCGGGGCAGTCGGCATGATCACCGACGCCCGGCAGGCTGAGCAGGTCCTCGCCGATGGCTCGGCCGACCTGGTGTTGCTCGGGCGGGAGTTCCTGCGCGACCCGTACTGGCCCTTGCACGCGGCAAGGCAGCTGGGGGTGCAGGTCGACCCGCCCGTGCAGTACGCCAGGGCGTTCTAG
- the iolD gene encoding 3D-(3,5/4)-trihydroxycyclohexane-1,2-dione acylhydrolase (decyclizing) has protein sequence MRLTTAQALVRWLLAQRTELPDGAEGPLFPGVFAIFGHGNVLGLGNALEEVRDRLPVWRGQNEQGMALAAVGIGKATHRRQVGVATSSIGPGALNMVTAAGVAHANRLPLLLLPGDTFTSRAPDPVLQQVEHFGDPTTTVNDSFRAVSRYFDRITRPEQLLNTLPHAARVLTDPADCGPVVLALPQDVQAESFDFPESLFATVVHRPTRPRPDTRALTQAAETVRAARKPLLILGGGVRYSRAAGRAIRFAEQHAIPIAETTAGRTLVPHDHPLHAGPLGITGSTSANALAAEADVVLAVGTRLQDFTTASWTVFAPDVRIVSLNAARYDAVKHGALSVVADADEGLRELTDELGDWQADRTWAARAVEERAKWDAHVDGLRAPTDMPTYAQVVGVVNELSTPEDYVMTASGGLPGELIGGWRAVGEATMDVEYGFSCMGYELAGAWGAAIARPDGVVTTLLGDGSYLMLNSELFSAAFAGHGFVAVVCDNDGYAVIHRLQTGQGGAGFNNLYDDVRTAHARPPRTDFAAHAASMGCATFPVDDLEGLRDAYGKAREVAKTEHRPAVIVIRTHPDAWTEAGAWWEIGVPEVAHRPQITAAHDDVATGKVKQIRYL, from the coding sequence ATGAGGCTCACCACCGCGCAAGCCCTGGTCCGCTGGCTGCTCGCGCAACGCACCGAACTACCCGACGGCGCCGAAGGCCCGCTCTTCCCCGGCGTCTTCGCGATCTTCGGCCACGGCAACGTCCTCGGTCTCGGGAACGCCCTGGAAGAAGTGCGCGACCGACTCCCGGTCTGGCGCGGCCAGAACGAACAGGGCATGGCACTGGCCGCGGTCGGCATCGGCAAGGCCACCCACCGCCGCCAGGTCGGCGTCGCCACCTCGTCCATCGGCCCCGGCGCGCTCAACATGGTCACCGCCGCCGGCGTCGCCCACGCCAACCGCCTCCCGCTGCTCCTCCTCCCCGGCGACACGTTCACCAGCCGCGCGCCGGACCCGGTCCTGCAACAGGTGGAGCACTTCGGCGACCCGACGACCACCGTCAACGACTCGTTCCGCGCGGTCAGCCGGTACTTCGACCGGATCACCCGACCGGAGCAGCTGCTCAACACCCTGCCGCACGCCGCACGCGTCCTCACCGACCCGGCCGACTGCGGACCGGTGGTCCTCGCGCTGCCCCAGGACGTCCAGGCCGAGTCGTTCGACTTCCCGGAGAGCCTCTTCGCGACCGTCGTCCACCGCCCGACCCGCCCCCGCCCGGACACCCGCGCCCTCACCCAAGCGGCCGAAACCGTCCGCGCGGCCCGCAAGCCGCTGCTGATCCTGGGCGGCGGCGTGCGCTACTCCCGTGCCGCCGGCCGCGCGATCCGCTTCGCCGAGCAGCACGCGATCCCGATCGCCGAAACGACCGCCGGCCGCACCCTCGTCCCGCACGACCACCCGCTGCACGCCGGCCCGCTCGGCATCACCGGCTCGACCTCCGCGAACGCCCTGGCCGCCGAGGCCGACGTCGTGCTCGCCGTCGGCACCCGCCTCCAGGACTTCACCACCGCCTCCTGGACGGTGTTCGCACCGGATGTCCGGATCGTCTCGCTCAACGCCGCCCGGTACGACGCCGTGAAGCACGGCGCCCTGTCCGTGGTCGCCGACGCCGACGAAGGCCTGCGCGAGCTGACCGACGAACTGGGCGACTGGCAAGCCGACCGGACCTGGGCCGCACGAGCCGTGGAGGAACGGGCGAAGTGGGACGCACACGTCGACGGCCTGCGCGCACCCACCGACATGCCGACGTACGCGCAGGTAGTGGGCGTGGTGAACGAGCTGTCCACGCCGGAGGACTACGTGATGACGGCCTCCGGCGGCCTGCCCGGCGAGCTGATCGGCGGCTGGCGCGCGGTCGGCGAGGCGACCATGGACGTCGAGTACGGCTTCTCCTGCATGGGCTACGAACTGGCCGGCGCGTGGGGCGCGGCGATCGCCCGACCGGACGGCGTGGTCACCACGCTCCTCGGCGACGGCTCGTACCTCATGCTCAACTCGGAGCTGTTCTCGGCGGCGTTCGCCGGGCACGGTTTCGTGGCCGTGGTGTGCGACAACGACGGCTACGCGGTGATCCACCGCCTCCAGACCGGCCAGGGCGGCGCGGGGTTCAACAACCTCTACGACGACGTGCGGACCGCTCACGCCCGACCGCCGCGCACCGATTTCGCCGCGCACGCCGCCTCGATGGGCTGTGCGACGTTCCCGGTGGACGACCTCGAAGGCCTCCGTGACGCCTACGGCAAAGCCCGCGAGGTGGCGAAGACCGAACACCGCCCGGCCGTGATCGTGATTCGCACTCACCCGGACGCGTGGACGGAAGCCGGCGCGTGGTGGGAAATCGGCGTCCCGGAAGTCGCGCACCGACCGCAAATCACCGCCGCGCACGACGACGTGGCCACCGGCAAGGTCAAGCAAATCCGCTATCTCTGA
- the iolB gene encoding 5-deoxy-glucuronate isomerase produces the protein MSLHRPLGTLSDGENAVELSPDTVKLTPDTSGWQRAGLRVLLLHPGGVAEFDTGDCEAFVLPLSGGCVVEVDGERFDVRGRDSVFSRVTDFVYIPRDARIRLSTKDGVEVALPMARCERRLTPKYGPAEDVPVEVRGAGNATRQVTNFGVPGVWDHADRLMACELITPDGNWSSYPPHKHDHTCDVANEEIYYFRIAGRDKITPSREGFGFHRTYTDDGDIDEDVTVRDGDVFLIPRGYHGPCVAAPGYPMYYLNVLAGPADQRSMAFCDDPAHTWIRDTWPKQRLDPRCPVTTAEGRVE, from the coding sequence ATGAGTCTGCATCGGCCGTTGGGCACCTTGTCGGACGGTGAGAACGCCGTCGAGCTCAGCCCCGACACCGTCAAGCTCACGCCCGACACCTCCGGGTGGCAACGCGCCGGGCTGCGGGTGCTGTTGTTGCACCCTGGCGGGGTGGCCGAGTTCGACACCGGCGACTGCGAGGCGTTCGTCCTGCCCCTCTCCGGCGGGTGTGTGGTGGAGGTGGACGGGGAGCGGTTCGACGTTCGTGGACGGGATTCTGTATTCAGTCGCGTTACGGATTTTGTATACATTCCACGGGATGCACGAATCCGATTGTCTACAAAAGACGGCGTGGAGGTCGCGCTGCCGATGGCCCGCTGCGAGCGCAGGCTCACGCCGAAGTACGGGCCGGCCGAGGACGTCCCGGTCGAGGTGAGGGGCGCGGGCAACGCCACCCGCCAGGTCACCAACTTCGGCGTCCCCGGCGTCTGGGACCACGCCGACCGCCTCATGGCCTGCGAGCTGATCACCCCGGACGGCAACTGGTCGTCCTACCCGCCGCACAAGCACGACCACACCTGCGACGTCGCCAACGAGGAGATCTACTACTTCCGCATCGCCGGCCGCGACAAGATCACCCCATCGCGTGAAGGGTTCGGCTTCCACCGCACCTACACCGACGACGGCGACATCGACGAGGACGTCACCGTCCGCGACGGCGACGTCTTCCTGATCCCCCGCGGCTACCACGGCCCCTGCGTCGCCGCCCCCGGTTACCCCATGTACTACCTGAACGTGCTCGCCGGCCCGGCCGACCAACGATCCATGGCGTTCTGCGACGACCCCGCGCACACCTGGATCCGGGACACCTGGCCGAAGCAGCGACTCGACCCCCGCTGTCCAGTCACCACCGCGGAAGGACGGGTGGAATGA